The Victivallis lenta genome window below encodes:
- a CDS encoding tyrosine-type recombinase/integrase, whose amino-acid sequence MKQEVGTIYQKPSGTYYYRYQINGERKAISLKTKNQEEAKRKVKELLPVLKATSIEVVSAHVAHARNLIKPANVLPLAEVWNTYSKHPNRATPATVNERLNYEADLRDFLASLPESCQYLHEVTPELADAYAQKLRERQLAVDTHNRKIKRLRKIFSTLIEYCPDGSPFQSPVLWRKDREEQEHNTRRLAFTREQEQALLDVLADSTHKVKNKPEIRVIYHLGMFTGQRLKDCVLLQWHKVDLERRRIWVKQFKTGKEVTIPIADQLLTVLEEALAWKRDEYICPNCAARYKQKDASGKDVGCNKVGLDILRVIRWIGLEPSVEVPGRKKKATVYGFHSLRHSFASHCAEAGVPKAVLLSILGTDSDIADKYYVHIGEEAQMEAIAAVASITTKSDRQRIEEALKLLDTPDIPAEEILNRVRHVLKV is encoded by the coding sequence ATGAAGCAGGAAGTCGGCACCATCTACCAGAAACCAAGCGGAACTTACTATTATCGCTATCAGATCAATGGTGAACGAAAAGCGATCAGCCTGAAAACCAAAAATCAGGAAGAAGCGAAGCGGAAAGTCAAAGAGTTGCTTCCGGTTCTGAAAGCAACCAGCATAGAGGTCGTTTCGGCACACGTCGCTCACGCGCGCAATCTGATCAAACCGGCAAACGTGTTGCCGCTTGCCGAGGTGTGGAACACTTATTCCAAGCATCCGAACCGCGCCACCCCTGCGACCGTAAACGAACGGCTCAATTATGAAGCCGACTTGCGGGACTTCCTGGCATCTCTGCCGGAAAGCTGCCAATATCTTCATGAAGTGACGCCGGAGCTGGCTGATGCCTATGCGCAAAAGCTTCGGGAACGTCAACTGGCCGTCGATACGCACAATCGCAAGATCAAACGGCTGCGGAAAATCTTTTCTACGCTTATCGAGTATTGTCCCGACGGTTCTCCTTTTCAATCTCCCGTCCTGTGGCGTAAAGACCGCGAAGAGCAGGAACACAATACACGCCGTCTTGCCTTTACTCGCGAACAGGAACAGGCATTGCTGGACGTACTGGCCGATTCTACGCACAAGGTGAAGAACAAACCGGAAATCCGGGTCATCTATCATTTGGGGATGTTTACCGGCCAGCGGCTGAAAGACTGTGTTCTGCTGCAATGGCATAAGGTTGATCTTGAACGGCGGCGCATCTGGGTCAAGCAATTCAAGACCGGAAAAGAAGTCACGATTCCAATCGCCGATCAGCTATTGACGGTACTTGAGGAAGCGTTGGCATGGAAGCGTGATGAATATATCTGCCCGAACTGTGCGGCTCGCTATAAGCAGAAAGATGCCAGCGGCAAAGATGTCGGATGCAATAAAGTCGGCTTGGACATTCTCCGGGTGATCCGCTGGATCGGGTTGGAACCATCCGTGGAGGTGCCGGGGCGCAAGAAGAAGGCTACGGTCTACGGCTTTCATTCCCTGCGCCACAGCTTCGCCAGTCATTGTGCTGAGGCGGGTGTCCCGAAAGCTGTATTACTTTCAATCCTCGGCACCGATTCCGATATTGCAGATAAATACTACGTTCATATCGGCGAGGAGGCTCAAATGGAAGCGATTGCGGCGGTGGCTTCCATCACGACCAAATCCGACCGCCAGCGGATCGAAGAAGCATTGAAGTTGCTCGATACTCCCGATATCCCTGCCGAGGAAATTTTGAACCGTGTCCGGCACGTTCTGAAAGTGTAA
- the mutL gene encoding DNA mismatch repair endonuclease MutL: MSKIKVMSEQLSNRIAAGEVIERPASVVKELVENAIDAGARRVRIEIERAGSRLIAVSDDGCGMDGDDAMLSLEPHGTSKLLSEDDIDNIVTLGFRGEALPSIASISRLTLTTRTAGQLEGTQIVVEGGKLIDAGPCGGAVGTTIRVRDLFFNTPARKKFLKADATEAHHIEEAVLALAIPRPEVAFELVMDGRSVFHSPAAENAAPRLREFFGRVYADSLWPVSHRENGMEITGYIASPGFTRNSRREQRTFVNGRAVESLAIYRGIRDGYATLAESGRFPPAILFLVMSPLDVDVNVHPAKREVRFKHEYAVSRAIAAAVGNALKRTREAGPPAGAEGLPLSGQIPLRMVLDSAAVQYEPRRSEQPVMPEIIPPAPGQPSAEEYETTPPPQAATPPAGLSPADSAVSSESRPEPAENDLYVSPAPDYPPVPNENAGFLTDTAPGTEPEAAAALAVRSKFDYPDIPFNGEWPTGIIGVLDDTYLLASGKTGLILIDQHAAHERIMFERLLDAARHGAASQALLLPQTLELPQTMASLLLRNRKIFEAVGFDVEPLGSNTVMLNAVPAALPSSRELTVMIPDMLQELLDNLEHKLPVELEYVARAACRAAVKAHDALPRQAAEELLRQLGECRQGTLCPHGRPTMITITLREIEKRFARR, translated from the coding sequence ATGAGTAAAATCAAAGTAATGTCCGAACAGCTCAGCAACCGCATCGCGGCAGGCGAAGTCATCGAACGCCCGGCGTCGGTGGTCAAGGAGCTGGTTGAAAACGCGATCGACGCCGGTGCCCGGCGGGTCCGCATTGAAATCGAACGCGCCGGCTCCCGGCTCATTGCGGTCTCCGACGACGGTTGCGGCATGGACGGGGACGATGCGATGCTTTCGCTCGAGCCCCACGGCACGAGCAAGCTGCTGAGCGAAGACGACATCGACAATATTGTAACGCTGGGATTCCGAGGGGAAGCACTCCCCTCGATCGCGTCGATCAGCCGCCTGACGCTGACGACCCGCACGGCCGGGCAGCTGGAAGGAACGCAGATCGTCGTGGAGGGCGGAAAACTTATCGACGCCGGTCCGTGCGGCGGCGCGGTCGGCACCACGATCCGGGTGCGCGATCTCTTTTTCAACACGCCCGCGCGGAAAAAGTTCCTGAAGGCCGATGCGACCGAAGCGCACCATATCGAAGAGGCCGTTCTCGCACTGGCCATCCCGCGCCCGGAGGTCGCGTTCGAACTGGTCATGGACGGGCGAAGCGTCTTTCACTCCCCGGCAGCGGAAAACGCCGCGCCGCGCCTGCGCGAATTCTTCGGGCGGGTTTACGCCGATTCCCTCTGGCCGGTCAGCCACCGCGAGAACGGAATGGAGATCACCGGCTATATCGCCTCTCCCGGCTTCACCCGCAACAGCCGCCGGGAGCAGCGGACCTTCGTCAACGGGCGTGCGGTCGAGTCGCTAGCGATTTACCGGGGAATCCGGGACGGCTACGCGACGCTGGCGGAGAGCGGCCGCTTTCCTCCGGCGATTCTGTTCCTGGTCATGTCGCCGCTCGACGTCGACGTCAACGTGCACCCGGCCAAGCGCGAAGTCCGTTTCAAGCACGAATACGCGGTGAGCCGGGCGATTGCGGCGGCGGTCGGGAATGCGCTCAAACGCACCCGCGAGGCCGGGCCTCCGGCCGGGGCGGAGGGACTGCCGCTTTCAGGACAAATCCCGCTCCGGATGGTGCTGGATTCCGCTGCGGTGCAATACGAGCCGCGGCGGAGCGAGCAGCCGGTGATGCCGGAGATCATCCCCCCTGCCCCGGGACAGCCGTCCGCCGAAGAGTATGAGACGACTCCGCCCCCGCAGGCTGCGACGCCCCCGGCGGGGCTGTCTCCGGCGGACTCCGCCGTTTCTTCCGAATCGCGGCCGGAGCCGGCGGAAAACGATCTTTATGTCTCCCCGGCCCCGGATTATCCTCCGGTGCCGAATGAAAACGCCGGTTTTCTGACCGACACAGCGCCGGGAACGGAGCCGGAGGCGGCGGCTGCGCTCGCGGTCCGTTCAAAGTTCGACTATCCGGATATTCCGTTCAACGGCGAATGGCCGACCGGAATCATCGGCGTGCTTGACGACACTTATTTGCTTGCCTCCGGCAAAACCGGGCTGATCCTGATCGACCAGCATGCGGCGCACGAGCGGATCATGTTTGAGCGGCTGCTTGATGCGGCGCGCCACGGTGCCGCATCGCAGGCGCTTCTTCTGCCGCAGACACTTGAGCTGCCGCAGACGATGGCCTCCCTGCTGCTGCGGAACCGGAAAATCTTCGAAGCGGTCGGCTTCGACGTGGAGCCGCTCGGCAGCAACACGGTCATGCTGAATGCGGTTCCTGCCGCGCTGCCGAGCAGCCGGGAGCTGACGGTGATGATTCCGGACATGCTTCAGGAGTTGCTGGACAATCTCGAGCACAAGCTGCCGGTCGAGCTGGAATACGTTGCCCGCGCCGCCTGCCGCGCGGCGGTCAAAGCGCACGATGCGCTGCCCCGCCAGGCGGCGGAAGAGCTTCTGCGCCAGCTCGGAGAGTGCCGTCAGGGCACGCTCTGTCCGCACGGACGTCCGACGATGATCACGATAACCCTGCGGGAGATCGAAAAGCGCTTCGCCCGGCGCTGA
- a CDS encoding tetratricopeptide repeat protein: MKRDSSKLFIMAGSLLGVVLLTAAVIYSYGGQNAASRRSARLPAPSPQIIRQLLSQSTRLFEEKRYPEAERSLKRILNLDRDNITAQRMLGNVYYMAGRYYDASNVFRAILARYPKDPVARNNLGQSMVRMQWYEAGIRELLAACAIDANLPGIDLNLSMAYKELGDDGTAAYYLSLAEADAKRRNHPAGGTAAEPAPAQEPDHE, translated from the coding sequence ATGAAGCGGGATTCCTCGAAGCTGTTCATCATGGCTGGCTCGCTGCTCGGCGTCGTGCTGCTGACCGCCGCGGTCATTTACAGTTACGGCGGCCAGAATGCGGCAAGCCGCCGGAGCGCTCGGCTTCCGGCCCCCTCCCCGCAGATCATCCGCCAGCTGCTGAGCCAGTCGACCCGGCTCTTCGAAGAGAAACGCTATCCGGAGGCGGAGCGTTCACTCAAACGGATTCTGAATCTCGACCGGGACAATATCACGGCACAGCGGATGCTCGGAAACGTCTATTACATGGCGGGGCGCTACTACGACGCAAGCAACGTATTCCGCGCCATCCTCGCACGTTATCCGAAAGACCCGGTTGCCCGGAACAACCTCGGGCAGTCGATGGTCCGCATGCAGTGGTACGAGGCGGGCATCCGCGAGCTTCTGGCCGCGTGCGCCATCGACGCGAACCTGCCCGGAATCGACCTGAATCTGAGCATGGCCTACAAGGAGCTCGGCGACGACGGCACGGCGGCCTATTATCTTTCCCTGGCCGAAGCCGACGCCAAAAGAAGAAATCACCCCGCAGGGGGAACGGCCGCAGAGCCGGCCCCCGCCCAGGAGCCGGATCATGAGTAA